From a region of the Cognatiyoonia koreensis genome:
- the gdhA gene encoding NADP-specific glutamate dehydrogenase — protein MTSKIDAHQFLSDLRIRTPHEEEFHQATGEVIPDLVPVVNENKEYLDAGILPRLVEPDRIITFRVSWVDDSGAVQVNRGYRVQFNGAIGPYKGGLRFHPTVNTSVLKFLGFEQTFKNGLTGLPMGGGKGGSDFDPSGRSDAEIMRFCQAFMGELYRHIGADTDVPAGDINVGAREIGYLFGAYRRITNRFEGVLTGKGLSFGGSDMRTEATGYGVIQFLSCMLAAHNEDLDGKSVVISGAGNVATHAAELALDRGAKVITLSDSNGFIHDKDGLTQDKIDWVRTHKSQPGASLEKYASEFDADWHADKAPWYVVCDIAIPSATQNELDAEGIKALIDNGCMALVEGANMPTTAQAKELVKQSDLLFAPGKAANAGGVAVSGLEISQNKMRKSMSKKALCEELMQIMTNIHDTCADEGQGGKRIDYAKGANIAGFRKVADAMLAQGVG, from the coding sequence ATGACCTCCAAGATTGATGCCCACCAATTCCTGTCGGATCTGCGGATCAGAACACCGCACGAGGAAGAGTTTCACCAAGCGACCGGAGAAGTTATTCCTGATCTAGTTCCAGTCGTGAATGAGAATAAGGAATACCTGGACGCGGGCATTCTTCCGCGGCTCGTCGAGCCCGACAGGATCATCACGTTTCGCGTATCGTGGGTCGACGATTCAGGCGCAGTACAGGTGAACCGCGGTTACCGGGTGCAATTTAATGGTGCAATTGGCCCCTACAAAGGCGGGCTGCGATTTCATCCCACGGTCAATACGTCAGTTCTGAAATTTCTTGGATTTGAACAGACCTTCAAGAACGGGCTTACCGGGCTCCCTATGGGCGGCGGCAAAGGTGGATCAGATTTTGATCCATCAGGCCGGTCAGACGCAGAGATTATGCGCTTCTGTCAGGCGTTCATGGGCGAACTCTACCGTCATATTGGTGCGGACACGGACGTTCCAGCAGGTGATATCAACGTGGGCGCACGCGAGATCGGCTATCTGTTCGGTGCTTATCGGCGCATCACAAACCGGTTCGAGGGCGTCCTGACCGGAAAAGGCCTTTCCTTTGGCGGCAGCGATATGCGGACAGAGGCAACAGGCTATGGGGTTATCCAGTTTCTGTCGTGCATGCTCGCGGCCCATAACGAAGATCTTGATGGTAAGTCCGTCGTCATTAGCGGTGCCGGAAACGTTGCAACCCACGCCGCAGAGCTCGCGCTGGATCGTGGTGCAAAGGTCATCACGCTATCTGACAGCAATGGGTTCATCCACGACAAGGATGGTTTGACGCAGGACAAGATTGATTGGGTGCGCACGCATAAATCACAACCGGGTGCCAGCCTTGAAAAATACGCATCCGAATTTGATGCCGACTGGCACGCTGACAAGGCTCCGTGGTATGTCGTATGCGATATCGCAATTCCTTCTGCGACGCAGAACGAATTGGACGCTGAAGGCATCAAAGCACTGATCGATAACGGCTGCATGGCCTTGGTCGAAGGGGCAAATATGCCGACGACTGCACAAGCCAAGGAACTGGTGAAGCAAAGCGATTTGTTGTTTGCACCCGGCAAGGCCGCCAACGCTGGCGGCGTTGCCGTTTCCGGGCTGGAAATCAGTCAGAACAAGATGCGCAAAAGCATGTCGAAAAAAGCGCTGTGCGAAGAGCTAATGCAAATCATGACCAACATTCATGACACGTGTGCCGATGAGGG
- a CDS encoding acetolactate synthase large subunit → MNASDLMVKCLAAAGVQRIFGVPGEENADFMIALEKSEIDFVLTRHEQGAAFMAAVHGRLTGEVGVCLGTLGPGATNLMTGVAQANMDNTPLIVITGQAGLERQHKESHQMMDVMRMMAPITKWQASVKTPETIPEIVSQAVRTATAERPGAVHIELPEDIAGQDSDGAPLHFTTPPPAVPNLDQTARVWSRIAEASSPIVIAGHGVIRSGASEELRTFAKSSGIGVLTTMMGKGAVAADDPSCLHTIGLGQFDIPDLIATEADLVVAVGYDLVEYPPSNLNATCELIHVGASPAVVDAAYQPVLELVGEVGVSLAELAECAMNRPATFDLARQHNLRDAMREELQRRPEPNNKAIAPQTALAAMRDVMGASDILISGVGAHKMWIARHFGSSLPNTCLISNGFCSMGMPLPGVIAAALACPDRKAVGLAGDGDIMMNIQEMETAARLGVDVTVVVWENESYGLIAWKQDEQFGHHTPLSFTNPDWAGLCKAFGWKPEICKAPEDFKERFKAALAFEGPALVVVSVDDEENTKLTKRLQDLMQTL, encoded by the coding sequence ATGAATGCCAGCGACCTGATGGTTAAATGCCTCGCGGCGGCGGGTGTACAGCGGATTTTCGGTGTCCCGGGCGAGGAAAACGCAGATTTCATGATCGCACTGGAGAAGTCGGAAATCGACTTCGTTCTAACCCGACACGAACAGGGCGCTGCCTTTATGGCAGCAGTGCATGGTCGGCTGACCGGCGAAGTTGGCGTCTGCCTTGGTACTTTGGGACCAGGTGCAACCAATTTGATGACCGGAGTCGCGCAGGCGAATATGGACAATACGCCATTGATTGTCATCACAGGTCAGGCCGGGCTGGAACGACAGCACAAGGAAAGCCATCAGATGATGGACGTCATGCGCATGATGGCACCAATAACGAAATGGCAGGCCAGCGTTAAGACTCCTGAAACAATACCGGAAATCGTCTCACAGGCCGTGCGCACCGCCACGGCGGAACGGCCTGGCGCTGTTCACATCGAATTGCCGGAAGACATTGCAGGACAGGATAGTGATGGAGCACCTCTACACTTTACCACACCGCCGCCAGCAGTTCCAAATTTGGATCAAACGGCACGGGTCTGGAGCCGCATCGCAGAAGCAAGCAGCCCGATTGTCATTGCAGGTCACGGCGTTATCAGGTCAGGGGCGAGCGAAGAGCTTCGCACCTTTGCAAAGTCATCTGGCATCGGCGTCTTGACGACAATGATGGGTAAGGGGGCTGTCGCTGCCGATGACCCGTCCTGCCTGCACACCATCGGGCTTGGGCAATTCGACATCCCCGATCTGATCGCGACCGAAGCAGACCTTGTCGTGGCAGTTGGCTATGATCTTGTCGAATATCCACCATCAAACCTCAATGCGACCTGCGAGCTTATTCATGTTGGGGCTTCGCCTGCAGTCGTCGATGCGGCGTATCAGCCGGTGCTTGAACTGGTTGGTGAAGTTGGTGTTTCCCTCGCAGAGCTTGCAGAATGCGCGATGAATAGACCCGCAACGTTCGATCTTGCGCGCCAGCACAATCTGCGCGACGCGATGCGCGAGGAACTTCAGCGCAGGCCCGAACCCAACAACAAGGCAATTGCGCCCCAGACAGCTTTGGCTGCGATGCGCGACGTCATGGGCGCGTCTGATATTCTCATCTCAGGCGTGGGCGCGCACAAGATGTGGATTGCGCGCCATTTTGGATCAAGTCTGCCGAACACATGTCTGATCTCAAACGGCTTTTGCTCAATGGGGATGCCGCTGCCGGGCGTCATCGCAGCTGCACTTGCCTGTCCGGATCGCAAGGCCGTCGGTCTCGCCGGTGACGGCGATATCATGATGAACATACAGGAAATGGAAACTGCTGCGCGACTTGGCGTTGATGTCACAGTGGTCGTCTGGGAAAACGAAAGCTACGGATTGATCGCGTGGAAACAAGACGAACAATTCGGCCATCACACGCCCTTGTCATTCACAAATCCGGATTGGGCCGGGCTGTGCAAGGCGTTCGGCTGGAAGCCGGAAATCTGCAAAGCACCTGAAGACTTCAAAGAACGTTTTAAAGCTGCACTCGCGTTTGAAGGCCCCGCGCTCGTGGTGGTGTCGGTAGACGACGAAGAGAACACGAAACTTACGAAGCGGCTGCAAGATCTGATGCAAACGCTTTGA
- a CDS encoding DUF7218 family protein — translation MADHGNSIKNDDTYEALREDGASKSKAAAIANAQANDDQSPSKKGGKAPPYEEWTKDELMSRAQELDVEGRSDMTKDELIDALRNQ, via the coding sequence ATGGCAGACCACGGAAATTCCATCAAGAATGACGACACTTACGAGGCTCTTCGCGAAGATGGTGCCTCCAAGTCGAAAGCGGCGGCAATTGCGAATGCGCAAGCCAACGACGATCAATCACCATCAAAGAAAGGCGGAAAAGCGCCGCCTTACGAGGAATGGACGAAGGACGAACTGATGTCGCGCGCGCAAGAGTTGGACGTCGAAGGTCGGTCGGACATGACCAAGGATGAACTTATCGACGCCCTGCGTAATCAATAG
- a CDS encoding DUF2945 domain-containing protein, translating into MSNYSKGDQVKWDWGDGTAKGEVKEVFTSDVTRTIKGNEVTRNASEDKPAYLIEQDDGDEVLKSDSEVSKA; encoded by the coding sequence ATGTCAAACTATTCAAAAGGCGATCAGGTCAAGTGGGACTGGGGTGATGGCACCGCGAAAGGTGAGGTCAAAGAAGTTTTCACCAGCGACGTGACGCGCACGATCAAGGGCAATGAAGTCACTCGCAACGCCAGCGAAGACAAGCCTGCCTATCTGATCGAACAGGACGACGGTGATGAAGTTCTGAAATCCGACAGCGAGGTTTCGAAGGCCTAA
- a CDS encoding YidH family protein: MPEADLPDEPTSDDLADTRTAWAEDRTVLANERTFAGWMRTGMACIALALGLRALFGDTSYPLIAKGVSLVFVLAAIMIFWAAATKARRTQQRMDSHDVAEQSDKQMYILASILTVGALAVGVLLVML, from the coding sequence ATGCCTGAAGCCGATCTTCCAGATGAACCAACCTCAGACGATCTTGCGGACACGCGCACGGCTTGGGCTGAAGATCGGACGGTCTTGGCAAATGAACGCACGTTCGCCGGCTGGATGCGGACAGGCATGGCATGCATCGCGCTAGCTTTAGGTTTGCGCGCCTTGTTTGGTGATACGAGCTACCCGCTGATCGCGAAGGGCGTATCCCTCGTCTTCGTTCTGGCTGCGATCATGATCTTCTGGGCTGCTGCGACAAAAGCACGCCGAACACAGCAACGAATGGATAGCCACGACGTGGCGGAACAGTCTGATAAACAGATGTATATTCTGGCGAGCATCCTAACAGTCGGTGCACTCGCGGTTGGCGTGCTTCTCGTGATGCTGTGA
- a CDS encoding mechanosensitive ion channel family protein: protein MEPINILLKQLNEIGRAAIEMLPQFAVALVVLIATWAVKRALQSLVERALARTNLRQSLQDLFSLLVSIAIWVLGVMIAAIIVFPGLTPASILAGLGIGSVAIGFAFKDVFENFLAGIIILFRKEMRIGDHIACNDIEGRVDHIAIRESHIMRTDGQLVIVPNAILFKNPVIVRTQQELRRVTVICGVAYDVDLDEARSTIKDAVSGCETVANVDKPIQIFAQEFGSSSVNFEVTWWTGSEPVKVRQSRDEVIGAVKKALDTAGIEIPFPYRTLTFKEPLPIAGQSGTD from the coding sequence TTGGAGCCGATCAATATCCTTCTAAAGCAGCTGAACGAAATCGGCCGCGCAGCGATCGAGATGCTTCCGCAGTTTGCGGTGGCACTCGTCGTTTTGATTGCAACCTGGGCGGTGAAGCGGGCTTTGCAATCGCTCGTCGAAAGGGCGCTGGCGCGGACTAACCTGCGCCAAAGTCTGCAAGACCTGTTTTCGCTTCTGGTGTCTATCGCGATCTGGGTTCTTGGCGTCATGATCGCGGCGATCATTGTATTTCCGGGACTAACGCCGGCCAGCATTCTTGCGGGCCTCGGCATTGGATCGGTCGCTATCGGTTTTGCATTCAAAGACGTTTTCGAAAACTTTCTTGCAGGCATCATTATTCTTTTCCGCAAAGAAATGCGGATCGGCGATCACATCGCCTGCAACGACATCGAAGGCCGCGTGGATCATATAGCCATTCGTGAAAGCCATATCATGCGGACCGATGGCCAACTTGTCATCGTCCCGAATGCAATCCTTTTCAAAAATCCCGTCATCGTACGCACACAACAAGAGCTGCGGCGCGTTACTGTGATCTGCGGCGTTGCCTATGATGTCGATCTTGATGAAGCGCGAAGCACAATCAAGGACGCCGTCAGTGGGTGTGAGACCGTTGCGAACGTCGACAAACCAATTCAGATATTCGCACAGGAATTTGGCAGTTCTTCCGTCAATTTCGAAGTAACGTGGTGGACTGGATCAGAACCGGTCAAGGTGCGTCAGTCGCGCGACGAAGTGATCGGTGCGGTCAAAAAGGCGCTCGATACAGCCGGGATCGAGATACCGTTCCCTTATCGGACTCTCACTTTCAAAGAGCCTCTTCCGATTGCAGGCCAATCAGGGACAGACTAG
- a CDS encoding DUF3618 domain-containing protein — protein MVDHINNEMLQAEIEEERNALATSLSALAESFKPKALMDNWDKSAPEFIQKALQSAKDNPVAVAVIGAGIAMLTLGTSKQDDEKGTAWRINGEADPVRTKIAQAKHQVTQTAAQMRDALYDGTANLGDAARARVIEARKKALDAQVKIEQAGNAVKTRSSNAFDANPLAICAGVAAAGALIAITLPRTKIEDDTFGDYRDALVDQAEAVFRQEVDRVAAQGREAMDAAQDAMRQQSDTASTQTTMPSDVKPH, from the coding sequence ATGGTTGACCACATCAATAACGAAATGCTTCAAGCGGAAATTGAAGAAGAAAGAAACGCTTTGGCAACTTCCCTGTCCGCACTCGCTGAAAGCTTCAAGCCGAAGGCGCTGATGGATAACTGGGACAAATCCGCTCCTGAGTTTATCCAGAAAGCTTTGCAATCCGCGAAAGACAATCCGGTTGCTGTCGCCGTGATCGGTGCAGGAATTGCCATGTTGACGCTCGGCACGTCAAAACAGGACGATGAGAAGGGTACCGCGTGGCGAATTAACGGTGAGGCAGATCCTGTCCGCACAAAGATCGCACAAGCAAAGCATCAAGTAACACAGACCGCAGCGCAAATGCGCGATGCGTTGTATGATGGAACGGCCAATCTTGGTGATGCCGCACGTGCCCGTGTCATAGAAGCGCGAAAGAAGGCGCTTGATGCCCAAGTGAAGATCGAACAGGCAGGAAATGCCGTCAAGACACGGTCAAGCAATGCGTTCGATGCCAATCCACTAGCCATCTGTGCAGGTGTCGCAGCGGCTGGTGCTTTGATTGCAATTACGCTGCCGCGCACAAAGATCGAAGACGATACATTTGGCGACTACCGTGACGCTTTGGTTGACCAGGCCGAGGCAGTTTTCCGGCAGGAAGTCGATCGCGTCGCAGCCCAAGGTCGCGAAGCGATGGACGCTGCACAGGATGCAATGCGTCAGCAAAGCGATACGGCGTCTACACAGACGACAATGCCGTCAGATGTAAAGCCGCACTAG
- a CDS encoding phage holin family protein has translation MKTPGSHPDTTTAVSSILAHLHRLLRKELALLKSEMSARLNRVFVACALLAAAMVIAVAGFHVLTAAAVAALIASGFSPTAAACIIAALCLLIAGGLVWKGTTMLKSASLVPHDTISTIRKDARALKETYNG, from the coding sequence ATGAAGACACCAGGATCGCATCCTGATACGACGACAGCCGTTTCATCAATTCTTGCGCACCTGCATCGTCTCTTGCGCAAGGAGCTGGCGCTTCTGAAATCAGAAATGTCTGCGCGGTTGAACCGGGTCTTTGTCGCTTGTGCGCTACTCGCAGCCGCGATGGTTATCGCCGTCGCAGGGTTTCACGTTCTGACAGCCGCGGCTGTCGCAGCATTGATCGCTTCCGGTTTTTCGCCCACTGCAGCAGCCTGCATTATAGCAGCACTTTGCTTGCTGATTGCGGGCGGTCTGGTCTGGAAAGGCACGACAATGCTGAAATCTGCATCTTTGGTGCCGCACGACACCATCAGCACGATCCGAAAAGATGCTCGGGCTTTGAAGGAGACATACAATGGTTGA